CAACGGGTACTCAGTTCTGCACGTCGGCCGTCCGGCGCGACACGAGTATGCGGCGTGGGTGACGTGCATGGCGTGCGACTTAGTGTGCTTGTGAAACATGAGTGGAGGGCCTCGCGGCGGAGCGGGAGGTGCTCACCGCGCGAAGCGCCGAGTTGAGTCACTCGCGTGTTCAACTTGCCTGGCTCGTGGGAACATTGACCACATGAGTGACCTTGGTGCAAGGTCTTGGCGGACGGTGGCGTGGCGGGTAGCGGTCCCGGTCCTGGTCTTCGCGGGCAGTACAACGGTAGTGATGACGCTCAGGTTCTCCTGGACCCCGCGAGCCGACAGTGACCGGTGGGCCGTGGCGATGGTCGTTGCCGTGTTCCTCAGCGGCTTGGCGGTCAGCGCCTTCGAGTGGGTCCGCAGCAGCACGCCCGGGAGCGGCCCCGCCTCGGCCGACAGGCAGGAGGTCACCGCGGGCCGGGACAGCGAAAACATCGTGGCCCGCGGGGACATCGGCGTCGCCGGGACAGGCGCGCCGGGACCGGCCGGGCGAAACAGACCGGCGGCGCCGCTCGATCAGCGCGTGAAGTCCGGCCGCCGCAGCCGGAACATCGTGGCCGGCGGAAACGTCGCGCTCCCGCCAGAGGAGAGGGAGTAGCAGCCGGTGGGTGACGGGGACCGCCGAGGGGTACGTCAGCAGGTCCGCTCCGGCAAGGGGAGTGTCAACACCCTGGCTGCGGGCGACGTGGGCGACGTACACGTGACGAACAACTACTACAGGGCGAAGTGGACCGGTGCGATCGCGTCGGCCATGGTCGTCGTCTTCGGCGGGTTCTATCACTTCGCCCCAGACATCAGAGACGCGCTGGCCAGTGGCCCGCCGCTGCGCGTCACGGTCCAGACCAGGGACAGCATCGTGAACCACAACGGGGCGTGGTTCTTTCCGGGAAGGCTGCTGAGCGCCGGACAGACGCTCCACACCGACCAGGTGGCCGCGGTCATGTCGAAGCGGTCCGACGAAGTGGACACCTATGAGACGACCACGCTGGTGACTCTCGAGGGCAACCGCAGCCACACCGTCGACATCACGGGCATCCACATCAAGGTCCGCAGCAAGGCCACCCCGGCACCCGGCGGGACACTGCTCGTCTATCCGTCCCAGGGCGAGGACACCAACATCAAGATCGGGTTCAACCTCGACGAAACAGTCCCCGTCGCCCGGAACGCCGATCGCGAGGGGGAGGCGTTCGGCGGACGCTACTTCGACGACCACTCGGTCTCCGTCAAGGAGGGGGAGATCGTGAACTTCGGCTTCACCTTCCAGACCGTCAAGTGGGATGTCACCTACGACCTCGTGCTCGACGAGGTCATCGACGGCGAGCACACCACACAGACACTGACCAACGGATCCCGGCCGTTCCACACCAGGGGATTCGCCTCGGCCTACGACCAGGCGCTCGCCCCGGACTATCAGGACTCCTTCACCGTCACCGACCGTGCGAAGGCGATGGAAGGGATGTGCGGCACGCCCTGCACGGTCCGGCTGGCCCAGGGCACCGCCTCCACGGCGAAGTAGGTGGGGAGCGGGTGAAGCCGGCCAGGATGAGCACGAACCGCAGGATGACGCTGGTGCTGGTCGTCGCCGTGATCCTGGCCGGGCTCGCCGGGTACCTGGCGAGACAGTGGGCTGCTACGGCTCCGGACTCCGCCACCCCGCACACCGGCGCGACCACTCCCACGCCGGCGAGGTCCACCGCCGTACCGAGCCCCAGCCCGACCAGCGACAAGCCGTCCGCCTGGTGCGCCGCCGCACCGAACAAGGTCATCGAACCACGGCCGAAGGTCGAGCTCCTGTTCTCCACCGCCACTTGGCGCAGCTGCACCACCAAGGTCACGCGCAGTGGAACCGGAAAGGGAGGCGCCCAGTACAAGGTCGACGCGACCCTGCCGGTCTTCTGGTCGGCGAACCCGGCCGTCGATGCGCTCAACTCGAAGCTCAGGAGCCGCGTCGACGACGAAGTCAAGGGCTTCCTCGCCGCCGTCGACGAGACCACGTCCGACGTGGCTCAGGGCGCGGCCTTCACCCTCTCCGAGCAACCCAGGATCAACCAGGTCGGCCGACTGGCTGTGATCCAGTTCACCGGCCAGGTATACGTCGGCGGCAACCACGGTGGGGTGATCGACGACTGGATCAACATCAACACGGACACCTGGACGATCCTGGACAAGGACCAGATCCTTCTTCCCGCCGCCCGGCAAACCGCCGGTGCCACCAAGCTGGCCAGGCTGATCGCCCCGAAGATCACGAGCATGAACGGCGGCTCCTGCACCACGGACGCGGACACCCTCCTCGCCGGCGGCCAGACGCCCCAGGGAACGGTCACGCCCAGCAGCTATCAGAAGACCATGAAAATGGGCTTGGAGGACGGCGGCCTACTCGTCGTCGACTTTCCCCCTTACTACCTCTTCGCCTACGGCTGCGGCATCGGCTCCGCCACGCTCGATCTCCGCGACCTCAAGGGCCTGATCAACCCGGACACGGCCGCCCTGGCCACGGCAACGGTCGCACCCCAAGTGGCCCCTTCACCCTTCAACGGCTGACCGAGGGCTGTTGAACCGCGAGGCCGGATTGCTCCCGCCTCGGGGCCTGTCAGCACGAGCAGGCTCGTTGACATCCAACCTAGTCGGCCCAGGTCAGCGGGCTGCACACGACTAACTTCGCTGTCGAAGGACACTCACCCGAGGGCGCGCCCGGGCGCCCGTACGGCCGCGCGGAGATTGCCCTGCGCGTGCGCCCGGCTCAGTATCGGAGCATGTTCAGTGGTGCGCATGTGATCCTCTACAGCCGGGACTCGGAGGCCGACCGGGCCTTCGTCAAGGACGTGCTCGGCTTCGCGCACGTCGACGCGGGACGCGGCTGGCTCATCTTCAAGCTGCCACCGACGGAGATCGCCGTCCATCCGACAGGAGATCAGCCGAAGGCCGAGTTCTATCTGATGTGCGACGACCTCAAGCGGACCCTGGCCAGACTCACGGAGCGCGGGGTGGAGGTCTCACAACAGCCGAGCGACCAGGGATGGGGAGTACTGGCCGCGGTGCGGATGCCGAGCGGGTCCGAACTGCCCCTGTATGAACCAAAACACCCCGTAGCTCACAACCTGTCACCCTGATGGCCCACCCGGGGCGATCACATCTCATATCTGAGATAGCCTGCCGCCATGGCAGACGACTACCTCGTACGCATCGGCAAGCTCATCCGTGACGCCCGTCAGCATCGGGGCTGGACACAAACGCAGTTGGCCGAAGCGCTCGGCACCAGCCAGAGCGCCGTGAACCGCATCGAGCGGGGCAATCAGAACATCAGCCTTGAGATGATCGCGCGCATCGGCGAGGCGCTCGACAGTGAAATCGTTTCGCTCGGCTACGCCGGGCCCATGCACCTTCGGGTGGTCGGCGGTCGCCGGCTGTCCGGGGCCATCGACGTGAAGACGAGCAAGAACGCCTGTGTCGCGCTGCTGTGCGGCTCGCTGCTCAACAAGGGCCGTACGGTGCTGCGGCGGGTGGCCCGTATCGAGGAGGTCTTCCGGCTGCTGGAGGTGCTGAACTCCATCGGGGTGCGCACCCGTTGGATCAA
This window of the Streptomyces sp. SLBN-118 genome carries:
- a CDS encoding VOC family protein; the encoded protein is MFSGAHVILYSRDSEADRAFVKDVLGFAHVDAGRGWLIFKLPPTEIAVHPTGDQPKAEFYLMCDDLKRTLARLTERGVEVSQQPSDQGWGVLAAVRMPSGSELPLYEPKHPVAHNLSP